Proteins co-encoded in one Synechococcus elongatus PCC 6301 genomic window:
- a CDS encoding fatty acid desaturase family protein, with protein sequence MTPAPKLLTAQELAVLNQRSDAKGWQQFFGHLALLAVSGGLWLSGWGGWAVRLPALVTYGFGLAAMFAAVHECVHRTAFASNRANDTVAWIAGLLSFYNSSFYRRYHKWHHRFTQIPGKDPELADPKPQTWPQYLLELSGLPWWLGKIRTHFKVATGQFADYPYIPAEAQSEVQRSLLWQLAVYGALIALSLGLKQPLFVTAWLLPLAVGQPILRAILLAEHSGCSEDDNPLTNTRTTLTWAPLRWLMWNMPFHAEHHFCASIPFHALPSAHEKLSSYWGHLDRGYLAVNKALISTFGQA encoded by the coding sequence ATGACTCCTGCGCCTAAATTATTGACAGCCCAAGAGCTGGCTGTGCTCAACCAGCGATCGGATGCCAAGGGCTGGCAGCAATTCTTCGGGCATTTGGCCCTGCTGGCTGTAAGTGGTGGGCTCTGGCTAAGTGGCTGGGGCGGTTGGGCCGTTCGCCTACCGGCGTTGGTGACCTATGGCTTCGGACTAGCAGCGATGTTTGCGGCCGTGCATGAATGCGTGCATCGCACCGCCTTTGCCAGTAACCGAGCCAACGATACAGTCGCTTGGATTGCCGGGTTGCTGTCGTTCTACAACAGCAGCTTTTACCGTCGCTATCACAAGTGGCATCATCGCTTCACCCAAATTCCGGGCAAGGACCCCGAACTAGCGGATCCCAAACCCCAAACTTGGCCGCAGTATCTGTTGGAACTAAGTGGACTACCGTGGTGGCTGGGCAAAATCCGCACACACTTCAAAGTGGCAACGGGGCAGTTTGCCGACTATCCCTACATTCCGGCTGAAGCCCAGTCAGAAGTCCAGCGATCGCTGCTTTGGCAACTGGCGGTTTACGGTGCCTTGATTGCGCTTTCGCTTGGTCTGAAGCAGCCACTGTTTGTGACAGCCTGGTTACTGCCGCTGGCGGTGGGTCAGCCGATTCTGCGCGCTATTTTGCTGGCCGAGCATTCCGGTTGCAGCGAGGATGATAACCCGCTCACCAACACGCGCACCACCTTGACGTGGGCACCGCTGCGCTGGCTGATGTGGAATATGCCTTTCCACGCCGAACACCATTTCTGCGCTTCGATTCCTTTCCATGCGCTACCGTCTGCCCATGAGAAGCTGTCGTCCTACTGGGGGCATCTCGATCGCGGTTATCTCGCTGTGAACAAGGCGCTGATCTCGACCTTCGGGCAAGCATGA
- a CDS encoding alpha/beta fold hydrolase — protein sequence MTVGTFRLPNFELDCGAVLPEASLVYATYGELNRDRSNAILYPTSYGAQHSTIDWLIGGDRILDPDRWFIVIVNQFGNGLSSSPSNDPACGLAEQGFWFSHWDSVCAQQALLSQVLGIEQLALIHGWSMGAQQAYHWAIAFPDRVQRIAALCGTAKTTEHNRLFLESLRAALIADPTWDGQRFQATPDRGYKAFARIYASWAASQAFYRAGIYRQQGYSSLEDYLERGWEANYRQRDPHDLLAMIDTWLRCDVSDRPAFGGDLAKALGSITAQTLVMPSTTDLYFTPEDCEAEAQLIPKAHYCPIPSIWGHRAGNPSQNPQDESFIRQAVQALLNAEA from the coding sequence ATGACGGTCGGCACGTTTAGACTGCCGAACTTTGAGCTGGACTGCGGTGCTGTCCTTCCCGAGGCGAGCCTCGTTTACGCCACCTACGGAGAACTCAACCGCGATCGCAGCAATGCGATTCTCTACCCGACCTCCTACGGTGCTCAGCATTCGACGATCGACTGGCTGATTGGAGGCGATCGCATCCTCGATCCCGATCGCTGGTTCATCGTCATCGTCAATCAGTTCGGGAATGGGCTTTCCAGTTCTCCCAGCAACGATCCGGCTTGCGGACTGGCAGAGCAGGGGTTTTGGTTCAGTCATTGGGACAGTGTCTGTGCTCAACAGGCTCTCCTCAGCCAAGTACTGGGCATTGAGCAACTGGCGCTGATCCACGGCTGGTCGATGGGGGCACAGCAGGCTTATCACTGGGCGATCGCTTTCCCCGATCGCGTCCAGCGGATTGCAGCACTCTGTGGAACGGCAAAAACGACCGAGCATAACCGGTTGTTTCTGGAGAGCCTTCGCGCTGCGTTGATCGCTGATCCAACTTGGGATGGTCAACGGTTTCAAGCCACTCCCGATCGCGGTTACAAAGCCTTTGCGCGGATCTATGCCAGTTGGGCTGCGTCTCAGGCCTTTTATCGAGCGGGTATTTACCGGCAGCAGGGCTACAGTTCGCTAGAGGATTATTTGGAACGGGGTTGGGAAGCGAACTATCGTCAGCGCGATCCCCACGATCTACTGGCGATGATCGACACCTGGTTGCGCTGTGATGTCAGCGATCGCCCTGCTTTTGGGGGTGATTTAGCCAAGGCACTCGGCAGCATTACGGCTCAGACCTTGGTCATGCCCTCGACAACAGATCTCTACTTCACCCCAGAGGATTGTGAGGCCGAAGCGCAGTTGATTCCTAAGGCGCACTATTGCCCAATTCCCTCGATCTGGGGTCACCGCGCGGGCAACCCCAGCCAAAATCCGCAGGATGAAAGCTTCATTCGGCAGGCCGTTCAGGCTTTGCTCAACGCTGAAGCCTAG
- the upp gene encoding uracil phosphoribosyltransferase, which translates to MAPQLRIFVPPHPLIRHWLGIARDRQTPTPLFRTAIAELGRWLAYEAVREWLPTIPAAVQTPLAETPAEFVDFSQPLAIVPILRAGLGLVESVQQVLPTARIFHVGLKRDEVSLEPRCYLNHLPEQLEVNSRVLVLDPMLATGGSLLYTLDLLRDRGVSAEQVRVLSIVAAPPALQKLSQAYPALTIYSAIIDEQLNDKGFIVPGLGDAGDRLFGTP; encoded by the coding sequence ATGGCTCCTCAACTGCGTATCTTCGTGCCGCCCCATCCCTTAATTCGGCACTGGCTGGGCATTGCCCGCGATCGCCAGACGCCGACGCCTCTGTTTCGCACCGCGATCGCAGAGCTGGGCCGCTGGCTCGCCTATGAGGCTGTGCGGGAATGGCTACCAACGATTCCAGCGGCGGTGCAAACTCCTCTTGCAGAAACCCCAGCGGAGTTCGTCGATTTTTCGCAACCCTTGGCGATCGTGCCGATTCTGCGCGCAGGTCTGGGTTTAGTGGAGTCTGTCCAACAGGTTTTGCCGACTGCCCGCATTTTTCACGTGGGTCTCAAGCGGGATGAAGTCAGTCTTGAACCGCGCTGCTACCTCAATCACCTGCCAGAGCAACTTGAAGTGAACAGTCGCGTTCTGGTTCTCGACCCGATGCTGGCGACAGGTGGCTCGCTGCTCTATACCCTTGATTTGCTGCGCGATCGCGGTGTCTCTGCTGAGCAAGTGCGGGTGCTTTCAATTGTGGCTGCCCCGCCAGCGCTACAAAAACTCAGTCAAGCCTACCCGGCGTTGACGATTTACAGCGCCATCATTGATGAGCAGCTGAACGACAAAGGCTTTATCGTGCCGGGGCTGGGGGATGCTGGCGATCGCCTGTTTGGTACTCCTTGA